The genomic window GACGTCGTCGTCATCGCCACGCCCGATCACTGGCATACGAAGATCGCGATCGACGCGATGCGCGCCGGCAAGGACGTCTACTGCGAGAAGCCGCTCACGCTCACGATTCGCGAGGGGCAACATCTGCTCAAGGTCGCCGAGGAGACCGGCAAGCTGCTGTTCGTCGGCACGCAACAACGGACCGAGTGCGATCGGTTGTTCCCGCGCGCGGCCGCGATCGTTCGCGACGGTCGCATCGGCGAGGTGCGTCGCGTGACGTGCGCCATCGGCGGCTCCCCCGGAGCCGTGCCGGTGCCTGTCGCCACGCCCCCCAAGCACTTCAACTGGGACATGTGGCTCGGGCAGGCGCCGCTCACGCCGTATCGAGTCATGGACAAGCCTGCCGCGGAGGGCGGCTACGGGTCCGAGTTTCCCTATGGCCGCGGGCACGCTCACTTCCGCTGGTGGTACGAGTATTCGGGCGGCAAGCTCACCGACTGGGGGGCCCACCACGTCGACATCGCCCTGTGGACGCTCGGCAAGAACAGCGGCCCTTACGGCGTGGTCGACGTCGATCCGCTGCGGGTCGAACACCCGGTCAAGCTCGACGAGTGCGGCATGCCGACCCAGGACGATCGGTTCAACACGGCCACGTCGTTCCATGTGCGCTGCACCCTGGCGGACGGCGTCGTGCTGGAAGTTCGCGACGAGGCGTACGACATGGGGTTCGACAACGGCATCATGTTCGAGGGGGACAAGGGGCGGATCTTCGTCAACCGCGGCAAGCTGACCGGCGCCGCGGTCGATGAACTGGCGACCAACC from Pirellulales bacterium includes these protein-coding regions:
- a CDS encoding Gfo/Idh/MocA family oxidoreductase produces the protein MGQAFTRRRFLQSSTAGVASGALLAGTAGAADAPASVAPGDDAPQPKQDPLRFGYIGTGIRYHGLVHDGCQFGPCLAVCDVDAVQRGRALESANRNNGRHGRVIVDHYEDYRDLLKRDDVDVVVIATPDHWHTKIAIDAMRAGKDVYCEKPLTLTIREGQHLLKVAEETGKLLFVGTQQRTECDRLFPRAAAIVRDGRIGEVRRVTCAIGGSPGAVPVPVATPPKHFNWDMWLGQAPLTPYRVMDKPAAEGGYGSEFPYGRGHAHFRWWYEYSGGKLTDWGAHHVDIALWTLGKNSGPYGVVDVDPLRVEHPVKLDECGMPTQDDRFNTATSFHVRCTLADGVVLEVRDEAYDMGFDNGIMFEGDKGRIFVNRGKLTGAAVDELATNPLPEDALRKLMGKEPPASHMADFVQCVRTRETPVSDAASHHRTISLCHAVNVALRLGRKVQFDTAAETFGSDAVANAFVDRPQRSAYAIQS